One window from the genome of Comamonas sp. lk encodes:
- a CDS encoding tripartite tricarboxylate transporter substrate binding protein codes for MLTPRPMTRRQIVLGSLGAAALSTTSTRVLAAEYPERPITFICPWPAGGTADRSMRVICQIAARELGQPIALENRAGASGMIGSKALSSARPDGYTIGQIPISVTRFSQLGTVQLDPLKDFTYLARTSGQTFGIAVPANSPFKSLRDVVAKAKTQPGVITYAHAGIGGATHVGMEQFAQAAGVRFNAIAYKGGSAALQDVLGGQVDLLADSSSWAPHVEAGKMRLLATWGEARTPRFKDTPTLKELGFDVVVEAPNGIGAPKGLPAAIEKRLRDVFRTAVNSEEFRKVAESIDAPVMYQDGPDYRKYVQAVYQQETELIRKLSLKELMVKG; via the coding sequence ATGCTCACCCCACGCCCCATGACTCGGCGCCAAATCGTTCTTGGCAGCCTAGGCGCCGCTGCCTTGAGCACCACATCGACACGTGTGCTCGCCGCCGAGTATCCCGAGCGCCCCATCACCTTCATCTGTCCCTGGCCGGCAGGCGGCACCGCAGATCGCTCCATGCGCGTCATCTGCCAGATCGCGGCACGCGAACTCGGCCAGCCCATTGCACTGGAAAACCGCGCCGGCGCCTCCGGCATGATCGGCTCCAAGGCCTTGTCTTCCGCACGCCCGGACGGCTACACCATTGGTCAGATACCGATCTCCGTGACGCGCTTCTCCCAGCTGGGCACGGTGCAGCTCGATCCGCTCAAGGACTTCACCTATCTCGCCCGCACCTCGGGCCAGACCTTTGGCATTGCCGTGCCCGCGAACTCTCCGTTCAAGTCTTTGCGCGACGTAGTTGCCAAAGCCAAGACCCAGCCCGGCGTCATCACCTATGCGCATGCCGGCATCGGCGGTGCCACCCATGTGGGCATGGAGCAGTTCGCACAGGCGGCCGGCGTGCGCTTCAACGCCATCGCCTACAAGGGCGGCTCGGCGGCCTTGCAGGACGTGCTGGGCGGCCAGGTCGACCTGCTGGCCGACAGCTCCTCCTGGGCACCCCATGTCGAAGCCGGCAAGATGCGCCTGCTGGCCACCTGGGGCGAGGCGCGCACGCCGCGCTTCAAGGACACACCCACGCTCAAGGAGCTGGGTTTTGACGTGGTGGTGGAAGCGCCCAACGGCATCGGTGCGCCCAAGGGCTTGCCCGCCGCCATCGAAAAACGCCTGCGCGACGTCTTCCGCACGGCCGTCAACAGCGAGGAGTTCCGCAAGGTGGCCGAGAGCATCGATGCGCCGGTCATGTACCAGGACGGCCCCGACTATCGCAAATACGTACAGGCCGTCTACCAGCAAGAGACCGAGCTGATACGCAAGCTCAGCCTCAAGGAGCTGATGGTCAAGGGCTGA
- a CDS encoding altronate dehydratase family protein, whose translation MNHSSLLRLHPNDNVLVAKTAIALGEVIAEFGVRARAQIPAGHKIAARAIAAGEPVLKYDTMIGVAARDLQAGDYVHSHNLSLVDSYRDPAFCQDVRPVDFVPQAQRATFMGFERAGGGVGTRNFIGILSSVNCSATVIKRIAAHFTPERLAAFPNVDGVAAFAQSSGCGMSSPSEHFDLLRRTLAGYARHPNLAGVLIVGLGCERNQVDALLDSQGLDSGRLLRTLVMQEVGGTRQTIEAGIRAIEEMLPEANTARRTKVSAEHLKIGLECGGSDGFSGITANPALGAAMDLLVRHGGTAILSETPEIHGVEFMLTRRAATPEVGQKLLDRLAWWERYAAGQNAQFNGVVGHGNQAGGLANIFEKSLGSAMKGGTTPLRAVYEYAEPIKEAGFVFMDSPGYDPVAATGQIASGAQLICFTTGRGSMFGSKPAPTIKLASNTPMFRRLEEDMDINCGVVIDGELSVPELGQRIFEQILWHASGEPTKSELLGLGDHEFVPWHLGIVS comes from the coding sequence ATGAACCACAGCTCCCTGCTTCGTCTGCACCCGAACGACAACGTACTGGTTGCCAAGACCGCCATTGCCCTGGGCGAGGTGATTGCCGAATTCGGCGTGCGCGCCAGGGCGCAGATTCCCGCCGGCCACAAGATCGCAGCGCGGGCCATTGCGGCCGGCGAACCGGTGTTGAAGTACGACACCATGATCGGCGTGGCCGCGCGCGACCTGCAAGCCGGCGACTATGTGCACAGTCACAACCTCTCCCTGGTGGACAGCTACCGCGACCCGGCTTTTTGCCAGGATGTGCGCCCGGTGGACTTTGTGCCCCAGGCGCAGCGCGCGACCTTCATGGGCTTCGAGCGAGCCGGTGGCGGCGTCGGCACACGCAACTTCATCGGCATTCTGTCGTCGGTGAATTGCTCGGCCACCGTGATCAAGCGCATCGCAGCGCACTTCACGCCCGAACGTCTGGCGGCCTTTCCCAACGTGGATGGCGTAGCCGCCTTTGCGCAGTCCAGCGGCTGCGGCATGTCCTCCCCCAGCGAGCATTTCGACCTGCTGCGCCGCACGCTGGCTGGCTATGCACGCCACCCCAACCTGGCCGGTGTGCTCATCGTGGGCCTGGGCTGTGAACGCAACCAGGTCGATGCGCTGCTCGACTCTCAGGGTCTCGATTCCGGTCGCCTGCTGCGCACGCTGGTGATGCAGGAAGTCGGAGGCACGCGCCAGACCATCGAGGCCGGCATCCGCGCCATCGAAGAGATGCTGCCCGAAGCCAATACCGCGCGGCGCACCAAAGTCAGCGCTGAGCACCTGAAAATCGGACTCGAATGCGGTGGCTCCGATGGTTTCTCCGGCATTACCGCCAACCCCGCGCTAGGCGCCGCGATGGATTTGCTGGTGCGCCACGGCGGCACGGCCATCCTGTCCGAAACACCCGAGATCCATGGCGTGGAGTTCATGCTCACACGCCGTGCAGCCACTCCGGAAGTCGGGCAAAAACTGCTCGATCGTCTGGCCTGGTGGGAGCGTTATGCAGCAGGCCAGAACGCCCAGTTCAACGGCGTGGTCGGCCACGGCAACCAGGCCGGCGGCCTGGCCAATATTTTCGAGAAATCGCTGGGTTCGGCCATGAAAGGCGGGACCACGCCGCTGCGCGCCGTGTACGAATATGCGGAGCCAATCAAGGAAGCCGGCTTCGTTTTCATGGACTCGCCCGGCTACGACCCCGTGGCAGCGACAGGCCAGATTGCCAGCGGAGCCCAGCTGATCTGCTTTACCACCGGGCGCGGCTCCATGTTCGGCAGCAAGCCCGCACCGACCATCAAGCTGGCCAGCAACACGCCGATGTTCCGCCGCCTGGAAGAAGACATGGACATCAACTGCGGCGTGGTGATTGACGGCGAGCTGTCCGTGCCCGAACTGGGCCAGCGCATTTTCGAGCAGATTCTGTGGCACGCCTCTGGCGAACCAACCAAGAGC